From a single Hymenobacter sp. YIM 151500-1 genomic region:
- a CDS encoding tetratricopeptide repeat protein produces the protein MDLDDLFARLRTATAPAEIEALQDGIWQVWLAAGHPVLDKHLEEGMRAMAAGDYTRAIEHFTALVDISPDYAEGWNKRATAHYLRGEYRASLRDIAETLRREPRHFGALSGWSVILRMLGDNRGALQVLRRLEKLCPAWPGLQAQLRDLRDQLDPDPF, from the coding sequence ATGGATTTGGACGACCTGTTTGCGCGCCTGCGCACGGCCACGGCCCCCGCCGAGATTGAAGCCCTGCAAGACGGCATCTGGCAGGTGTGGCTGGCCGCCGGGCATCCGGTGCTCGACAAGCACCTGGAGGAAGGGATGCGAGCCATGGCCGCCGGCGACTATACCCGCGCCATTGAGCACTTTACGGCCCTGGTTGACATCAGCCCCGACTACGCCGAGGGCTGGAACAAGCGCGCCACGGCTCACTACCTGCGCGGCGAGTACCGCGCCTCCCTGCGCGACATTGCCGAAACCCTGCGGCGTGAGCCCCGCCACTTTGGCGCCTTGTCGGGGTGGTCCGTTATCCTGCGCATGCTCGGCGACAACCGTGGGGCTTTGCAGGTGCTGCGGCGCCTCGAAAAGCTCTGCCCTGCCTGGCCCGGCCTCCAGGCCCAGCTGCGCGACCTGCGCGACCAACTCGACCCCGACCCCTTCTAA
- a CDS encoding MFS transporter small subunit has protein sequence MQPTSSSTPTAQEPTSGLSLALAWLYVGVPLAWGVSQTIIKALALFK, from the coding sequence ATGCAACCAACCTCCTCCTCTACTCCCACCGCCCAGGAGCCCACCTCCGGCCTGTCCCTGGCACTGGCCTGGCTGTACGTGGGCGTGCCCCTGGCCTGGGGCGTGTCGCAGACCATTATCAAAGCCTTGGCCTTGTTTAAGTAG
- a CDS encoding putative signal transducing protein — MPSDSAGASAVVLLDSFTDSFAAHLAKTQLDAARIPCFLSNENRPYGAVLGAVRLFVRTQDVAAAQEVLHAQQAPMYAVAPEPAVPASTPRCPRCHHPDVVCRHQPQPTDNLFVKLRLWLLAPEKPQCHCFHCGLDFEMSE; from the coding sequence ATGCCTTCGGATTCTGCCGGCGCTTCTGCCGTTGTCCTGCTCGACTCCTTCACCGATTCGTTTGCCGCTCACCTGGCCAAAACCCAGCTGGACGCCGCCCGGATTCCGTGCTTTCTGAGCAACGAAAACCGCCCCTACGGCGCCGTGCTGGGTGCCGTCCGCCTGTTTGTGCGCACCCAGGACGTGGCCGCCGCCCAGGAAGTGCTTCACGCCCAGCAGGCCCCCATGTACGCCGTAGCCCCCGAGCCGGCCGTACCCGCCAGTACGCCGCGCTGCCCCCGCTGCCACCACCCCGACGTCGTGTGCCGCCACCAGCCCCAGCCCACCGACAACCTTTTTGTGAAGCTGCGCCTGTGGCTGCTCGCCCCCGAGAAACCCCAGTGCCACTGCTTCCACTGCGGGCTGGATTTTGAAATGAGCGAATGA
- a CDS encoding N-acetylmuramoyl-L-alanine amidase, with amino-acid sequence MPNTTLQCHPLLRLLLMLLVLPVPALAQQQSAAPLITSFETVPAADQWLSPGDRLQVRLVGQPGGRATFLNGQPLWELPPAQAQGRRGVYQGSYLVQPGDTLRGRRLSATLTTPDSLTATALTAQTVQFLEPQQVQLAATRGALAYLNYGLGEDRLGGAKLGYLDSLVTLHVTGRVGDQYRVRLAEARTAWVPEEVVRLLPPGGFVPASLTGSISVQGDSVFDYVRVALSQRLPYQSQLLPEPSRLVVDIFGATSNTNWITQRDGLQELGDVSYEQVQPDVFRLVLHLRHHQSWGYHIGYRGNMLEIRVRRPPQKLRLRGLVVAVDAGHGGDNAGATSASGVREKDLTLAIALKLRQELEQADAQVLMTRTTDQTVDNGDRVLLLRRQLPQVLISIHVNSSANPGMQGTSTYYRYVAFRPLSVALYEEMRGTGLAGWGNVGSFNFALNGPTEYPNALVETAFLSNPDDEKRLTDPEFQQRMAEAMKRGLQQFLKEVKRDERR; translated from the coding sequence ATGCCCAACACTACTCTTCAGTGCCACCCGCTGCTTCGGCTTCTGCTGATGCTCCTGGTGCTGCCCGTTCCAGCTTTGGCCCAGCAACAGTCAGCAGCTCCGCTGATTACCTCGTTTGAAACGGTGCCGGCCGCCGACCAGTGGCTGAGTCCTGGCGACCGGCTACAGGTGCGGCTGGTGGGGCAGCCGGGCGGCCGGGCCACGTTTCTGAACGGGCAGCCGCTGTGGGAGCTGCCGCCCGCCCAGGCCCAGGGCCGGCGCGGGGTGTACCAGGGCTCCTACCTCGTGCAGCCCGGCGACACCCTGCGCGGCCGCCGCCTCAGCGCCACACTCACCACCCCCGACAGCCTCACCGCCACGGCCCTGACTGCCCAAACCGTGCAGTTCCTGGAACCGCAGCAGGTGCAGCTAGCCGCCACCCGCGGCGCCTTGGCCTACTTGAACTACGGCCTGGGCGAAGACCGGCTCGGCGGGGCCAAGCTGGGCTACCTCGATTCGCTGGTGACCCTGCACGTAACGGGCCGGGTGGGCGACCAGTACCGGGTGCGCCTGGCCGAGGCGCGCACGGCCTGGGTGCCGGAGGAAGTGGTGCGCCTGCTGCCGCCCGGTGGGTTTGTGCCGGCTTCGCTCACCGGCTCCATTTCCGTGCAGGGCGACTCGGTGTTCGACTACGTGCGGGTGGCCCTGAGCCAGCGCCTGCCCTACCAGTCGCAGTTGCTCCCGGAGCCCAGCCGGCTGGTAGTGGATATTTTCGGGGCTACGTCGAACACCAACTGGATAACCCAGCGCGACGGGTTGCAGGAGCTGGGCGACGTGAGCTACGAGCAGGTGCAGCCCGACGTGTTTCGGCTGGTGCTGCACCTGCGCCACCACCAAAGCTGGGGCTACCACATCGGGTACCGCGGCAACATGCTGGAAATCCGGGTGCGGCGCCCGCCCCAGAAGCTGCGCCTGCGCGGGCTGGTGGTGGCCGTGGATGCCGGCCACGGCGGCGACAATGCCGGGGCCACCAGCGCCAGCGGTGTTCGGGAAAAGGACCTTACCCTGGCCATTGCCCTCAAGCTGCGCCAGGAGTTGGAGCAGGCCGACGCCCAGGTGCTCATGACCCGCACCACCGACCAAACCGTGGACAACGGCGACCGGGTGCTCCTGCTGCGCCGCCAGCTGCCCCAGGTGCTCATCAGCATCCACGTCAATTCTTCCGCTAACCCCGGCATGCAGGGCACCAGCACCTATTACCGGTACGTGGCGTTCCGGCCGTTGTCGGTAGCCTTGTACGAGGAAATGCGCGGCACGGGCTTGGCCGGCTGGGGCAACGTGGGCAGCTTCAACTTCGCCCTCAACGGCCCGACCGAGTACCCCAACGCCCTGGTCGAAACCGCCTTCCTTTCCAACCCCGACGACGAAAAGCGCCTCACCGACCCCGAGTTCCAGCAGCGCATGGCCGAAGCCATGAAGCGCGGCCTCCAGCAGTTTTTGAAAGAGGTAAAACGTGATGAGAGGAGGTGA
- a CDS encoding energy transducer TonB: MKQLLFSLLLLLSCTVVASAQKLRKTEWESGMLEKGEKVGVWEYYAHTRDGSQVITQKYDHTTKKLVFFRPFDDIPYAVQGPGGQWTRQHLTQPVFFIGGDAALASYMAKLNYPAAAQEKNIQGRVVVSFVVDTLGRAAEHKVLVGIGGGCDEEALRVCRNIPQQWIPARIGSRAVVAQHELPFTFRLAAR, from the coding sequence ATGAAACAACTTTTATTCTCTCTACTTCTACTGTTATCGTGTACTGTGGTGGCCTCGGCTCAGAAGCTGCGCAAAACCGAATGGGAAAGCGGCATGCTGGAAAAAGGCGAGAAAGTAGGCGTGTGGGAATATTATGCCCACACCCGCGACGGCAGCCAGGTAATCACCCAGAAGTACGATCACACCACCAAGAAGCTGGTGTTCTTCCGGCCCTTCGATGATATTCCGTACGCGGTGCAGGGCCCCGGCGGGCAGTGGACCCGCCAGCACCTGACCCAGCCGGTGTTCTTTATTGGCGGTGATGCCGCCCTGGCCTCCTACATGGCCAAGCTCAACTACCCGGCCGCCGCCCAGGAAAAAAATATTCAGGGCCGGGTGGTGGTGTCGTTTGTGGTGGACACGCTGGGCCGGGCCGCCGAGCATAAGGTGCTGGTGGGTATTGGCGGCGGCTGCGACGAAGAAGCCCTGCGCGTGTGCCGCAACATTCCGCAGCAGTGGATTCCGGCCCGCATCGGCAGCCGGGCCGTAGTGGCTCAGCACGAGCTGCCATTTACGTTTCGGCTGGCGGCCAGGTAA
- a CDS encoding L-lactate MFS transporter has translation MANTSILDRSRTVAGPGYNRWLVPPAALAIHLAIGQAYAFSVFKKPMGALISGDPNAPAPTDWTPTQLGIIFSIAIVLLGLSAAVFGKWLERVGPRKAMLASALCFGGGFFIAALGVHLHNLWLVYFGYGFVGGIGLGIGYISPVSTLIKWFPDRRGVATGMAIMGFGGGAMIGSPLAVALMDRFKDVGPQGVAATFLVMGLLYLLFMQFGVWSIRVPADDWKPAGYVPPTEQSGLITTGNVTADNAIRTPQFWMLWVVLCMNVTAGIGVLESASPLIQEAFSEKALGPGRGVTAAAAAGFVGLLSLFNLLGRFFWSSASDKLGRKTTYAIYFGLGILLYALVPTLSAQGALVLFVVVMCVILTMYGGGFATIPAYLSDLFGKMQVGAIHGRLLTAWSTAGVLGPLIVNYLHTRAKEQNLEGAAAYQSVFYTMAGVLVVGLIANLLVRPVAARYFEKEATPQKVVA, from the coding sequence ATGGCAAACACCTCTATTCTGGACCGCAGCCGCACGGTGGCGGGCCCCGGCTACAACCGCTGGCTGGTGCCGCCGGCGGCGCTGGCCATTCACCTCGCCATCGGGCAGGCCTACGCCTTCAGCGTGTTCAAAAAACCCATGGGCGCCCTTATCAGCGGCGACCCGAACGCCCCGGCCCCTACCGACTGGACGCCGACTCAGCTGGGCATTATCTTCTCCATTGCCATTGTGCTGCTGGGACTGTCGGCGGCCGTGTTTGGCAAATGGCTGGAGCGGGTAGGCCCGCGCAAAGCTATGCTGGCCTCGGCCTTGTGCTTTGGGGGCGGCTTTTTTATTGCGGCCTTGGGCGTGCACCTGCACAACCTGTGGCTGGTGTACTTCGGCTACGGCTTCGTGGGCGGCATTGGGCTGGGCATCGGCTACATTTCGCCGGTGAGTACCCTGATTAAATGGTTTCCGGACCGGCGCGGCGTGGCGACGGGCATGGCTATTATGGGCTTCGGGGGCGGGGCCATGATTGGTTCCCCGCTGGCCGTGGCCCTCATGGACCGGTTCAAGGACGTGGGGCCGCAAGGCGTGGCGGCTACTTTCCTGGTTATGGGCCTGCTCTACCTGCTGTTTATGCAGTTTGGGGTGTGGAGCATCCGGGTGCCGGCCGACGACTGGAAGCCCGCCGGCTACGTGCCGCCCACCGAGCAGAGCGGCCTCATTACCACCGGCAACGTCACGGCCGATAATGCCATCCGGACCCCGCAGTTCTGGATGCTATGGGTGGTGCTGTGCATGAACGTGACGGCCGGTATTGGCGTACTCGAGTCAGCCTCGCCGCTTATCCAGGAGGCGTTTTCGGAAAAAGCCCTGGGGCCGGGCCGGGGCGTGACGGCGGCGGCGGCGGCCGGCTTCGTAGGGCTGCTGAGCTTGTTTAATCTGCTGGGGCGGTTCTTCTGGTCATCGGCCTCGGATAAGCTGGGGCGGAAAACCACTTATGCCATCTACTTCGGGCTGGGCATTTTGCTGTACGCGCTGGTGCCCACGCTCAGCGCCCAGGGGGCTCTGGTGCTGTTTGTGGTGGTAATGTGCGTGATTCTGACCATGTACGGTGGGGGCTTTGCCACCATTCCGGCCTACCTTTCTGACCTGTTCGGCAAAATGCAGGTAGGCGCCATTCACGGGCGCCTGCTCACGGCCTGGAGCACGGCCGGCGTGCTGGGTCCGCTCATCGTCAACTACCTCCACACCCGCGCCAAAGAGCAAAATCTGGAGGGCGCCGCGGCCTACCAGTCGGTGTTCTATACCATGGCCGGGGTGCTGGTGGTGGGGCTGATAGCCAACCTGCTGGTGCGGCCCGTAGCGGCCCGCTACTTCGAGAAAGAAGCCACCCCGCAAAAAGTGGTGGCCTAA
- a CDS encoding molybdopterin molybdotransferase MoeA, whose amino-acid sequence MPISVEEATCLVAATARPLGVEYLALPLAADRVLREDLRADRDFPPFNRVAMDGIALRYEALVAGQTEFAVERTQFAGQVPAPLQDDSAAVEIMTGASLPEGTDTVIRYEDLTWRTDEATGRRLATVQALPPRPGHNVHARAADRRRGDLLLSAGTLLAPAELAVAATVGAATVAVTRRPRVAVVSTGDELVPISQQPEPHQIRRSNGLMLQAAAQAAGATAEAFHFNDDPALLRQGLPGLLEDFDAVLLSGGVSKGKADFLPEVLRELGVEQVFHEVQQRPGKPFWFGQQPGGAVVFALPGNPVSTFVNFYRYARPWLLAVQQPGAAVPEATVPAVLTHDVQFRPRLTHFLLVSLEPGPDGRLLATPERAGGSGDLASLLPSNAFLELPPEPELFPAGSVWPAWRFRD is encoded by the coding sequence ATGCCCATCTCCGTTGAAGAAGCTACCTGCCTGGTGGCAGCTACCGCCCGTCCGCTAGGAGTTGAATACCTGGCGCTGCCGCTAGCGGCCGACCGGGTGCTGCGCGAAGACCTGCGGGCCGACCGTGACTTTCCGCCGTTCAATCGGGTGGCTATGGATGGCATTGCCTTGCGCTACGAGGCCCTAGTTGCGGGCCAAACGGAGTTTGCCGTGGAGCGCACCCAGTTTGCCGGTCAGGTACCCGCCCCATTGCAAGACGACAGCGCGGCCGTCGAAATCATGACCGGCGCCTCATTGCCGGAGGGTACCGATACCGTTATCCGCTACGAAGACCTGACCTGGCGCACCGACGAGGCCACCGGCCGCCGCCTGGCCACCGTGCAGGCCCTGCCGCCCCGCCCCGGCCACAACGTGCACGCCCGCGCCGCCGACCGCCGCCGGGGCGACCTGCTGCTGTCCGCCGGCACGCTGCTGGCCCCCGCCGAGCTGGCCGTGGCGGCCACCGTGGGCGCCGCCACCGTGGCCGTTACGCGCCGCCCGCGGGTGGCCGTGGTCAGTACCGGCGACGAGCTGGTGCCCATCAGCCAGCAGCCGGAGCCTCACCAGATTCGGCGCTCCAACGGCCTGATGCTGCAAGCCGCGGCTCAGGCAGCCGGCGCTACCGCCGAGGCGTTTCACTTCAACGACGACCCTGCTTTGCTGCGCCAGGGCTTGCCCGGTCTGCTGGAAGACTTTGACGCCGTGCTGCTCAGCGGAGGCGTGTCGAAGGGCAAGGCCGATTTTCTGCCGGAGGTGCTGCGGGAACTGGGCGTGGAGCAGGTGTTTCATGAGGTGCAGCAGCGGCCGGGCAAGCCGTTCTGGTTTGGGCAGCAGCCCGGCGGAGCGGTGGTGTTTGCTTTGCCCGGCAATCCGGTTTCCACGTTCGTGAACTTCTACCGCTACGCCCGCCCCTGGCTCTTGGCTGTGCAGCAGCCTGGTGCCGCAGTGCCGGAGGCCACAGTACCCGCCGTACTAACCCACGATGTGCAGTTTCGCCCCCGCCTCACGCACTTTTTGCTGGTCAGCCTGGAGCCCGGCCCCGATGGCCGCCTGCTGGCCACCCCCGAGCGGGCCGGCGGCTCCGGCGACCTGGCCAGCCTGCTTCCCAGCAATGCCTTTCTGGAGCTTCCTCCGGAGCCGGAGCTTTTCCCAGCCGGCTCCGTATGGCCTGCCTGGCGGTTCCGGGACTGA